The proteins below are encoded in one region of Apium graveolens cultivar Ventura chromosome 4, ASM990537v1, whole genome shotgun sequence:
- the LOC141717790 gene encoding kinesin-like protein KIN-7F — MGASDVGEEVGGHDEKIFVTVRLRPLNRKEIARNDVSDWDCVNGDTVIYKNANVSMPDRSMYPSAYTFDKVFGGDCSTRQVYKEGAKEVALSVLTGINSSVFAYGQTSSGKTFTMTGITEYTISDIYDYIQKHTEREFHLKFSAMEIYNESVRDLLSTDNTPLRLLDDPERGTIVEKLTEETLRDWDHIMELLSICEAQRQIGETSLNETSSRSHQIIRMTVESCTRELLSKDNSSTLVASVNFVDLAGSERASQSLSAGTRLKEGCHINRSLLTLGTVIRKLSKGRNGHIPFRDSKLTRILQSSLGGNARTAIICTMSPARSHVEQSRNTLLFASCAKEVSTNAQVNVIISDKALVKHLQRELTRLESELSTGSTYVASKFSALLREKEMQIDKLEREVKDLTLQRDSAKSQIQEMLRCIGNEGHLSTRVVQNHYPHLRVQESPDAGYPVHNNFLTAVPNSMDVAARTLSTSPFSDGQSISTIKHNYVNVPGTSEELHLDPCRRLLTSTSQLTESDLSQDVGDYDGKSNCSSEDICKEVRCIETEDFSNNNYLESIHLSKSHDIGILATSTSKNGETANEEWVPAESKADEVLVSLPSKEEIEIEPSLKLNREAPTVSWSEGFQVASPYIEDNESKCIYDNPSPERRSPSYDVVKEFSKSRSLSSTSRSCESGTSATLSSPRLQEAVHLCDNPPTGSDGYYTQSPHGSQTKVSRLSYASDVESSSSNGSQCSNNSDFDIGIDTQEKEKVTAEIITNGNACIAKMEFMSELQNEHQGFDTPANETKAMSSEYLKSVKDVGLDPMEFDLRSPSRWPSEFNRLQREIIELWHTCNVSLVHRTHFFLLFNGDPTDSIYMEVELRRLSFLKETFSQGNQTVEDGRTLTPASSHKALRHERHMLSIQMHKQLPLIERKSLYLKWNIPLNGKHRRIQLANRIWTDSGDLDHIAESAFVVAKLIGLTELGKASKEMFGLKFAPWSSRRSYSVKRSLISIL, encoded by the exons ATGGGAGCTAGTGATGTTGGAGAGGAAGTAGGGGGACATGATGAGAAGATTTTCGTCACGGTCCGGTTGAGGCCGTTGAACCGCAAGGAGATTGCGAGAAATGATGTGTCTGATTGGGATTGTGTTAATGGTGATACTGTTATTTACAAGAATGCTAATGTCTCGATGCCTGATCGGTCTATGTATCCGTCTGCTTATACGTTTG ATAAGGTATTTGGCGGAGATTGCTCCACGAGGCAGGTGTATAAGGAAGGAGCCAAGGAAGTTGCTCTATCAGTTCTGACTGGTATCAATT CCAGCGTTTTTGCATATGGACAAACTAGTAGCGGAAAAACATTTACCATGACCGGCATCACGGAGTATACTATATCTGATATATATGACTATATACAGAAG CACACAGAAAGAGAATTTCATTTGAAGTTTTCTGCAATGGAGATTTATAATGAATCGGTTAGAGACCTCCTCAGCACTGATAACACTCCCCTCAGACTTCTAGATGATCCAGAG AGAGGTACCATTGTTGAGAAACTCACCGAGGAAACATTGAGAGATTGGGATCACATAATGGAGCTACTTTCTATATGTGAAG CTCAGAGACAGATTGGAGAAACCTCTCTTAACGAaacaagctccagatcacatcaAATCATTAGAATG ACTGTGGAGAGTTGTACTCGTGAGCTTTTAAGCAAGGATAACTCGAGCACCCTCGTGGCCTCTGTG AATTTTGTTGATCTTGCTGGAAGTGAGCGTGCATCTCAGTCATTATCAGCTGGTACAAGGTTAAAGGAAGGCTGCCACATTAATCGCAGTTTACTTACCCTTGGGACTGTAATCCGCAAACTAAG CAAAGGAAGAAATGGTCACATTCCTTTTAGAGATTCAAAGCTAACCCGTATACTGCAATCATCTTTGGGAGGCAATGCTAGAACTGCCATCATTTGTACAATGAGCCCTGCACGAAGTCATGTTGAGCAGTCAAGAAACACACTCTTGTTTGCAAGTTGTGCCAAAGAAGTATCAACTAATGCCCAAGTTAATGTAATAATATCAGATAAGGCCTTGGTAAAGCATTTGCAGAGAGAATTAACTAGATTGGAGAGTGAGTTAAGCACAGGATCTACTTATGTTGCATCCAAGTTTTCTGCACTTCTTCGGGAGAAAGAAATGCAAATTGACAAG CTGGAAAGAGAGGTAAAGGATCTGACTCTGCAACGGGATTCTGCTAAATCTCAAATTCAGGAAATGCTAAGATGTATTGGAAACGAGGGGCATCTATCGACAAGG GTAGTTCAAAATCACTACCCCCACTTGCGAGTTCAGGAATCACCAGATGCTGGATACCCTGTACATAATAATTTCTTAACGGCAGTTCCTAACTCTATGGACGTTGCTGCGAGAACTTTAAGCACATCTCCCTTTTCTGATGGACAAAGTATAAGTACAATAAAGCATAACTATGTAAATGTCCCTGGCACTTCTGAAGAGTTGCACCTAGATCCATGTCGTAGACTGTTGACCAGTACTTCACAGCTCACTGAAAGTGATTTAAGCCAAGATGTGGGGGATTATGATGGTAAGAGTAATTGTTCATCTGAAGATATATGCAAGGAAGTTCGGTGCATCGAAACAGAAGATTTCAGTAATAATAATTATTTGGAATCTATTCATCTATCTAAGTCCCATGACATTGGAATATTAGCTACTAGTACTTCAAAAAATGGTGAGACTGCAAATGAGGAATGGGTTCCAGCCGAGTCAAAGGCAGATGAGGTATTAGTTTCTTTGCCGTCAAAAGAAGAAATAGAAATTGAACCCTCTTTAAAGTTGAACAGAGAAGCTCCTACAGTTTCATGGAGTGAAGGTTTCCAAGTGGCATCACCATATATAGAGGATAATGAATCAAAATGCATCTATGACAATCCTTCACCTGAGAGACGATCTCCATCTTATGACGTAGTCAAGGAGTTTTCCAAATCCAGGAGCTTGAGTTCAACGAGCAGGAGCTGTGAGTCTGGTACTTCGGCAACCTTATCTTCTCCGAGGCTGCAAGAGGCGGTACACCTTTGCGACAATCCACCAACCGGCTCTGACGGATACTACACTCAAAGTCCTCATGGTTCTCAGACCAAAGTTTCTAGACTGAGCTATGCTTCTGATGTTGAGAGCTCATCTAGCAATGGTTCGCAGTGCTCTAACAACAGTGATTTTGACATTGGGATTGACACACAAGAGAAGGAAAAAGTAACTGCCGAGATTATTACCAATGGCAATGCATGCATTGCAAAAATGGAATTTATGTCCGAGCTTCAAAATGAGCACCAAGGTTTTGACACTCCA GCAAATGAGACAAAAGCAATGTCCAGTGAGTATTTGAAGAGTGTTAAAGATGTTGGCTTAGATCCAATGGAATTTGATCTCAGAAGTCCTTCGCGTTGGCCATCAGAGTTTAATAGACTCCAAAGAGAAATAATTGAATTATGGCATACCTGCAATGTTTCATTAGTGCACAGAACACATTTCTTTTTGCTATTCAATGGTGACCCAACTGACTCCATATACATGGAGGTTGAACTTCGGAGGTTGTCATTTCTTAAGGAGACATTTTCTCAGGGTAATCAAACAGTGGAAGACGGAAGGACTCTTACACCTGCTTCTAG TCATAAGGCTCTCCGTCATGAGAGGCACATGCTCAGCATCCAGATGCACAAGCAACTCCCGCTAATAGAGAGAAAGAGTCTATACCTGAAATGGAACATTCCTTTGAATGGCAAACACAGGAGAATTCAGTTGGCCAATCGCATATGGACAGATTCTGGAGATTTGGACCACATTGCAGAGAGTGCCTTTGTTGTAGCTAAACTAATTGGGCTTACGGAGTTGGGAAAGGCTTCCAAGGAGATGTTTGGTCTTAAGTTTGCTCCCTGGAGCTCCAGGAGATCGTATAGTGTTAAGCGCAGCCTGATCTCGATATTGTAA